In Gadus macrocephalus chromosome 11, ASM3116895v1, a single genomic region encodes these proteins:
- the LOC132467307 gene encoding uncharacterized protein LOC132467307, with amino-acid sequence MDSQLAAAPPSSSSDDQHAHPPLEESGPRVLVGPPDETSPSTLASDPHLLPITPVTPRHVSSVNGETSASDGPPKQAPLKTCESDGLKRPIKVKTGMPVLNNQPIRIKIIVRGKNPIISTTTSLTKEFRPSEFTRSAPFSPETVSTVLADDQNPDEAPRTPSLSAIMNEPRTTEAILQKVETPIAGSFDGVGSEGVEKTTEEDKTNLLKDSTTTNHSPAPVDPLGPGRAAPEEPRPTEGGGAIECEATVPLNLQRVDLKVVEAEVEAEGEVMEEQTEPLDLSLPMRRRDAGGGSGVCPWEDSGCESSLIMEVDEFEGEADRDVVEEDDGEDDDDDGVVRKGDQTFSALGADSFGDSILSPSFFSTSVFASLSSIDSDNDNFLFIDDQGIPYNLSPEGHKVPQIDTSTLDGGPLSGRSVTRSLSLRERGQSHRSRSLY; translated from the coding sequence ATGGATTCCCAGTTGGCTGCAGCCCCGCCCAGCAGCAGCTCGGATGACCAACATGCTCACCCGCCTCTGGAAGAATCGGGGCCCAGGGTGCTTGTCGGCCCACCAGACGAGACCTCGCCCAGCACTTTAGCCAGTGACCCACACCTCCTCCCCATCACACCTGTGACACCCAGGCATGTTTCATCAGTTAATGGAGAAACGTCTGCCTCGGATGGTCCACCCAAACAAGCCCCTCTAAAAACCTGCGAGAGTGATGGACTCAAGCGGCCAATTAAAGTCAAGACCGGCATGCCTGTTTTAaacaaccaaccaatcagaatcaaaaTCATTGTTCGGGGCAAAAATCCGATCATAAGCACTACCACCAGCCTGACCAAAGAGTTTCGTCCCTCAGAGTTCACAAGATCTGCGCCGTTCTCTCCTGAGACTGTTTCAACAGTCCTCGCCGACGACCAGAACCCTGATGAAGCCCCACGCACCCCATCTCTATCTGCCATAATGAACGAGCCCCGGACCACAGAGGCTATCCTTCAAAAAGTTGAAACACCCATAGCAGGCTCGTTTGATGGAGTGGGGAGCGAGGGTGTGGAGAAGACGACTGAAGAGGACAAAACAAATCTTCTTAAAGACAGTACGActaccaatcacagccctgccCCAGTTGACCCCCTGGGGCCCGGCAGGGCAGCCCCAGAGGAACCAAGGCctacggagggagggggggcgatCGAATGTGAAGCCACTGTACCTCTCAATCTGCAGAGAGTGGATCtgaaggtggtggaggcggaggtggaggcggagggggaggtgatggaggaacaGACCGAACCACTGGACCTCAGCCTGCCCATGAGGAGAAGGGACGCTGGCGGTGGGAGCGGAGTGTGCCCATGGGAGGACTCCGGCTGTGAGAGCTCACTGATTATGGAGGTGGACGAGTTCGAGGGGGAGGCAGACCGAGACGTCGTGGAAGAGGATGATggcgaggatgatgatgatgatggtgtggtCCGGAAAGGCGACCAAACGTTTAGCGCCCTCGGCGCAGATTCTTTTGGAGATTCGATCCTGTCTCCTTCGTTCTTCTCTACCTCCGTGTTTGCCTCCCTGTCCTCGATAGACTCTGACAATGACAATTTTCTCTTCATAGATGACCAGGGAATCCCGTATAATCTCAGTCCAGAAGGACACAAAGTGCCCCAAATAGACACCTCCACGCTGGACGGCGGGCCGCTCTCAGGTCGCTCCGTGACTCGGTCCCTGTCCCTTCGCGAAAGAGGACAGAGCCATCGCAGCCGGTCACTTTATTAG